One Pseudomonadota bacterium genomic window carries:
- a CDS encoding FliI/YscN family ATPase, producing MMTDFDALHDAVARCALPVRRGSVVAAGELRLEAILPGARLGEIVELRTRDGALLRAEVASCEGDRAGLLPFAPLAGVGVGDEVLVVARAASIPCGDALLGRVVDPFGTPLDGGPALAGLAPFDVDRNAPKPLARRAVDEQLVTGIRAIDGCLPLGKGQRVGLFAGPGQGKSTLLGMLARRAACDVAVVCLVGERGREVREFIDGALGPEGLARAVVVVAAADAPPLVRARALPAATAIAEWFRGRGRDVLLVVDSLTRVARGRRDAALALGEPPSRSSYPASALAGLAELLERAGRDERGSITAVYTVLTEGGPQDPVAEEARAALDGHVALSERLARAGRWPAIDVPASISRVMRAIASDAHVTAAERLRSLLSAYAENEELILVGAYRAGTSQETDLALERRDAIAAFLRQGANEHSRLDETLARLTALSRGA from the coding sequence ATGATGACGGACTTCGACGCCCTGCACGACGCGGTCGCGCGCTGCGCCCTCCCGGTCCGCAGAGGGAGCGTCGTCGCGGCGGGCGAGCTCCGCCTCGAGGCGATCCTTCCGGGCGCGCGCCTCGGCGAGATCGTCGAGCTTCGCACCCGGGACGGGGCGCTGCTGCGCGCGGAGGTCGCGTCGTGCGAGGGCGATCGCGCGGGGCTCCTCCCGTTCGCGCCGCTCGCCGGGGTCGGCGTCGGGGACGAGGTGCTCGTCGTGGCGCGGGCCGCGTCGATCCCGTGCGGCGACGCGCTGCTCGGCCGGGTCGTGGATCCGTTCGGGACGCCGCTCGACGGCGGGCCGGCGCTCGCGGGGCTCGCGCCCTTCGACGTCGACAGGAACGCGCCGAAGCCGCTCGCGCGCCGCGCGGTGGACGAGCAGCTCGTCACCGGCATCCGCGCGATCGACGGCTGCCTGCCGCTCGGCAAGGGGCAGCGCGTCGGGCTGTTCGCCGGGCCGGGGCAGGGGAAGTCCACGCTGCTCGGCATGCTGGCGCGGCGCGCCGCCTGCGACGTCGCGGTGGTGTGCCTCGTGGGCGAGCGGGGGCGCGAGGTGCGCGAGTTCATCGACGGTGCGCTCGGTCCCGAGGGGCTCGCGCGGGCCGTGGTCGTGGTCGCGGCGGCCGACGCGCCGCCCTTGGTCCGCGCGCGCGCCCTGCCGGCCGCGACGGCGATCGCCGAGTGGTTCCGTGGCCGCGGCCGGGACGTGCTCCTGGTCGTCGACTCGCTCACGCGGGTGGCCCGCGGGCGGCGCGACGCGGCGCTGGCCCTGGGCGAGCCGCCCTCGCGCTCCTCTTACCCGGCCTCGGCGCTCGCCGGCCTCGCGGAGCTGCTCGAGCGCGCCGGACGGGACGAGCGCGGATCGATCACCGCCGTGTACACCGTGCTCACCGAGGGCGGCCCCCAGGATCCGGTCGCCGAGGAGGCGCGCGCGGCGCTCGACGGGCACGTCGCGCTCAGCGAGCGGCTCGCCCGCGCCGGGAGGTGGCCGGCGATCGACGTCCCGGCCTCGATCTCGCGGGTCATGCGGGCGATCGCATCGGACGCGCACGTCACGGCGGCGGAAAGGTTGCGCAGCCTCCTCTCCGCCTACGCCGAGAACGAGGAGCTGATCCTCGTCGGCGCGTACCGGGCGGGCACGTCGCAGGAGACGGATCTCGCGCTCGAGCGCCGCGACGCGATCGCCGCGTTCCTGCGACAGGGCGCAAACGAGCACTCCCGGCTCGACGAGACGCTCGCCCGCCTCACGGCGCTGTCGCGCGGAGCCTGA
- a CDS encoding YqgE/AlgH family protein, translated as MDSAIAPGFLVAAPHMRDPHFERSVVLMIDHDDEQGSFGLVVNRAAEIDLSAVLGAMRVPLDEPVDIAAHPPILEGGPVCPELGWIVHSAEWRRPETLLIAADVGVTASVEILKAISQGGGPRDYALFLGYSGWGPHQLIGEIRTGAWITVPFERELVFDVPYGARWETALGRLGIDPRKIAPVVGDA; from the coding sequence ATGGACTCGGCCATCGCCCCAGGCTTCCTCGTGGCCGCGCCGCACATGCGCGATCCGCACTTCGAGCGGTCGGTCGTGCTCATGATCGATCACGACGACGAGCAGGGCTCGTTCGGGCTGGTCGTCAACCGCGCGGCGGAGATCGATCTCTCCGCCGTGCTCGGCGCGATGCGCGTCCCGCTCGACGAGCCGGTCGATATCGCGGCCCACCCGCCGATCCTCGAGGGCGGGCCGGTGTGCCCGGAGCTCGGCTGGATCGTCCACTCCGCGGAGTGGAGGCGGCCCGAGACCCTGCTCATCGCGGCCGACGTGGGGGTGACCGCGTCCGTCGAGATCCTGAAGGCGATCTCCCAGGGAGGCGGGCCGCGCGACTACGCGCTGTTCCTCGGCTACTCCGGGTGGGGCCCGCACCAGCTCATCGGCGAGATCCGGACCGGGGCGTGGATTACGGTGCCGTTCGAGCGCGAGCTCGTGTTCGACGTGCCGTACGGCGCGCGGTGGGAGACCGCGCTCGGGCGGCTCGGCATCGATCCGCGCAAGATCGCGCCCGTCGTCGGCGACGCATGA
- a CDS encoding YkgJ family cysteine cluster protein gives MTSTHGYLQLRTRVDRFVDSVVGRYREQVACCAGCTQCCAPGLTVVMVEAVHVGRALGLSEDRVFLQAGQPPLGEKGACALLEASGSCSIYAERPLTCRAQGMPLQMPDEAALSVCPLNFVGMEPHPSSVLDLENLETALFAANLDYCQRAGLHPMSRVALDRLAELAGLPVARDP, from the coding sequence ATGACGTCGACGCACGGCTACCTCCAGCTCCGCACCCGCGTCGACCGCTTCGTGGACTCGGTCGTCGGGCGCTACCGCGAGCAGGTCGCGTGCTGCGCGGGCTGCACCCAGTGCTGCGCGCCGGGGCTGACGGTCGTCATGGTGGAGGCCGTGCACGTGGGCCGGGCGCTCGGGCTCTCCGAGGATCGCGTCTTCCTGCAGGCCGGCCAGCCGCCGCTCGGCGAGAAGGGCGCGTGCGCGCTCCTCGAGGCCTCGGGCAGCTGCTCGATCTACGCCGAGCGGCCGCTCACCTGCCGCGCCCAGGGCATGCCGCTCCAGATGCCGGACGAGGCCGCGCTCTCGGTCTGCCCGCTCAACTTCGTCGGCATGGAGCCGCACCCGTCGTCGGTGCTCGATCTCGAGAACCTCGAGACCGCGCTGTTTGCCGCGAACCTCGACTACTGCCAGCGCGCCGGGCTGCACCCCATGAGCCGCGTCGCGCTCGACAGGCTCGCCGAGCTCGCGGGGCTCCCCGTGGCGCGCGATCCGTGA